The Streptomyces sp. NL15-2K genome contains a region encoding:
- a CDS encoding DMT family transporter, whose protein sequence is MMNASLFRPARRTELLAAGAATVTVVLWASAFVSIRSAGAAYSPGALALGRLLAGALTLGVICLVRREGAPPRSAWRGIVISGALWFGFYMVALNWGEQQVDAGTAALVVNIGPILIALLGARLLGDAMPPRLLAGMAVSFAGAVAVGLSMSGDGGSSVLGVVLCLMAAVGYAGGVVAQKPALGRASVLQVTTFGCLVGAVCCLPFAGQLVSEAAEAPASATLNMVYLGVFPTALAFTTWAYALARTTASRMGATTYAVPALVVLMSWLALGEVPGLLTLAGGALCLAGVAVSRSRAPKAAAPKTVPEPRPEKASDSV, encoded by the coding sequence ATGATGAACGCCTCCCTGTTCCGCCCTGCCCGTCGTACGGAGCTGCTCGCCGCTGGTGCGGCCACGGTCACCGTGGTGCTGTGGGCCTCGGCCTTCGTCTCCATCCGCAGTGCGGGTGCCGCGTACTCGCCGGGTGCGCTGGCGCTCGGGCGGCTGCTGGCCGGGGCCCTGACGCTGGGGGTGATCTGTCTCGTACGGCGGGAGGGGGCGCCGCCGCGGTCGGCCTGGCGCGGGATCGTGATATCCGGGGCGCTGTGGTTCGGCTTCTACATGGTGGCCCTCAACTGGGGCGAGCAGCAGGTGGACGCCGGGACGGCGGCCCTGGTGGTGAACATCGGGCCGATCCTGATCGCCCTGCTGGGCGCGCGGTTGCTCGGGGACGCGATGCCGCCGCGGCTGCTGGCCGGGATGGCGGTGTCGTTCGCGGGTGCGGTGGCGGTCGGGCTGTCGATGTCGGGCGACGGCGGGTCGTCGGTGCTCGGAGTCGTGCTGTGCCTGATGGCCGCGGTCGGCTACGCGGGCGGTGTCGTGGCGCAGAAGCCGGCCCTCGGCCGGGCGAGCGTGCTGCAGGTGACGACGTTCGGGTGTCTCGTCGGGGCGGTGTGCTGTCTGCCGTTCGCCGGTCAGCTGGTGTCGGAGGCGGCCGAGGCGCCTGCTTCGGCCACCCTCAACATGGTCTATCTCGGCGTGTTCCCGACCGCGCTGGCCTTCACGACGTGGGCGTACGCCCTGGCCCGTACGACCGCGAGCCGCATGGGCGCGACCACGTACGCCGTTCCCGCACTGGTCGTCCTGATGTCGTGGCTGGCGCTGGGCGAGGTGCCGGGGCTGCTCACGCTGGCCGGCGGAGCGCTGTGCCTGGCGGGGGTCGCGGTGTCGCGGTCGCGCGCGCCGAAGGCCGCGGCTCCGAAGACGGTTCCGGAGCCGCGGCCCGAGAAGGCCTCCGATTCAGTGTGA
- a CDS encoding MFS transporter: MDTAPPAQPIPTTALPKANRRRVATAAALASAVEWYDYFVFGIAAALVLGDLYFPAGNPTAGVLASFATFAVGFLARPLGGIVAGHLGDKRGRKPMLVLALTLMGVATTGIGLLPTYATIGVAAPVLLVVLRVVQGIAVGAQWGGAMLLATEYAPEGKRGVYGSVVQLGVPIGVVTANSVFLLAGAFTTDTAFAAWGWRVPFLIGLFVLVLAWYIHTRVEETPAFREAEKALAEKEKAEQSSPLRTILRGHLGTVLLAGGSFAVNTATFYILITGVLDYTTRELDMKRGAVLTVSLCVSLTQLVLIPAAAALSDRVGRIRIYAIGAAGIALWAVPLFLLIDTGSLLWLAVGTFVASCFLSIMYGPQAALFAELFTPEMRYTGASLGYQIAAVFGGGLAPFLMVLLLEAAGTSMAVSGYIIVLSLVALLSIKVLAGRARSH, encoded by the coding sequence ATGGACACAGCCCCACCCGCTCAGCCCATCCCCACCACGGCCCTCCCCAAGGCCAACCGTCGCCGCGTAGCCACCGCGGCGGCCCTCGCCTCGGCCGTCGAGTGGTACGACTACTTCGTCTTCGGCATCGCCGCCGCCCTCGTCCTGGGTGACCTGTACTTCCCGGCGGGCAACCCCACCGCCGGCGTCCTCGCCTCCTTCGCCACCTTCGCCGTCGGCTTCCTCGCCCGCCCGCTCGGCGGCATCGTCGCCGGCCACCTCGGCGACAAGCGCGGCCGCAAGCCGATGCTGGTCCTCGCGCTCACCCTCATGGGCGTGGCCACCACCGGCATCGGCCTGCTCCCGACGTACGCCACCATCGGCGTCGCCGCCCCGGTCCTGCTGGTCGTCCTGCGCGTCGTACAAGGCATCGCGGTCGGCGCGCAGTGGGGCGGCGCGATGCTGCTGGCCACCGAGTACGCCCCCGAGGGCAAGCGCGGTGTCTACGGCAGCGTCGTCCAGCTCGGCGTCCCCATCGGCGTGGTGACGGCCAACTCGGTCTTCCTGCTGGCCGGAGCCTTCACCACGGACACCGCCTTCGCGGCCTGGGGCTGGCGCGTGCCCTTCCTCATCGGCCTGTTCGTCCTCGTGCTGGCCTGGTACATCCACACGCGCGTCGAGGAGACCCCAGCATTCCGCGAAGCCGAAAAGGCGCTGGCGGAGAAGGAGAAGGCCGAGCAGAGCTCCCCGCTGCGCACGATCCTCCGCGGCCACCTCGGCACGGTGCTCCTGGCCGGCGGCTCCTTCGCCGTGAACACCGCGACCTTCTACATCCTGATCACCGGCGTCCTCGACTACACCACCCGCGAGCTCGACATGAAGCGCGGTGCGGTGCTCACCGTCTCGCTCTGCGTCAGCCTCACCCAGCTCGTGCTGATCCCGGCCGCCGCCGCGCTCTCCGACCGCGTCGGCCGCATCCGGATCTACGCGATCGGCGCGGCCGGCATCGCCCTGTGGGCCGTACCGCTGTTCCTGCTGATCGACACCGGCTCGCTGCTGTGGCTGGCCGTCGGCACATTCGTCGCCAGCTGCTTCCTCAGCATCATGTACGGCCCCCAGGCCGCCCTGTTCGCCGAACTGTTCACGCCCGAGATGCGCTACACGGGCGCCTCCCTCGGCTATCAGATCGCGGCTGTGTTCGGCGGCGGACTCGCGCCCTTCCTGATGGTGCTGCTGCTGGAGGCGGCGGGCACGTCGATGGCCGTGTCCGGCTACATCATCGTGCTCTCCCTCGTCGCCCTGCTCTCCATCAAGGTCCTGGCGGGCAGAGCACGTTCACACTGA
- a CDS encoding Zn-dependent alcohol dehydrogenase, with amino-acid sequence MVRAAVLPAVGAPLEIAEIELPDPGPGQVRVRLAAAGVCHSDLSLSDGTMRVPVPAVLGHEGAGTVVAVGDEVTHVRPGDGVVLNWAPSCGGCHPCSLGEVWLCANALNGAADVYAHRRSDGTDLHPGLNVAAFAEETVVSAGCVLPVPDGVPLTDAALLGCAVLTGYGAVHHAARVRSGETVAVYGVGGVGLAALQAARIAGASRIVAVDVSPEKEELARGAGATDYVVASDDTAREIRALTGRQGVDVAVECVGRAATIRTAWDSTRRGGRTTVVGIGGKDQKVTFNALEIFHWGRTLSGCVYGNSDPARDLPVLAEHVRAGRLDLGALVTERIALEGIPAAFENMVAGKGGRALVVFQPHF; translated from the coding sequence GTGGTGCGTGCCGCCGTCCTTCCCGCTGTCGGCGCTCCCTTGGAGATCGCCGAGATCGAGCTTCCCGACCCCGGCCCCGGCCAGGTCCGTGTCCGGCTCGCCGCGGCCGGCGTCTGCCACTCCGACCTCTCCCTGTCCGACGGCACCATGCGCGTCCCCGTTCCGGCCGTCCTCGGCCACGAGGGCGCGGGCACGGTCGTCGCCGTCGGCGACGAGGTGACCCACGTCCGCCCCGGCGACGGAGTCGTCCTCAACTGGGCCCCGTCCTGCGGCGGCTGCCACCCCTGCTCGCTCGGCGAGGTCTGGCTGTGCGCCAACGCGCTGAACGGCGCCGCCGACGTCTACGCACACCGCCGGTCGGACGGCACCGACCTCCACCCCGGCCTGAACGTGGCCGCGTTCGCCGAGGAGACCGTCGTGTCGGCGGGCTGCGTCCTGCCGGTCCCCGACGGCGTCCCGCTGACCGACGCGGCCCTCCTCGGCTGCGCCGTCCTCACCGGATACGGCGCCGTCCACCACGCGGCGCGGGTCCGCTCCGGCGAGACGGTCGCGGTGTACGGCGTCGGGGGAGTGGGCCTCGCCGCACTCCAGGCGGCCCGCATCGCGGGCGCGTCCCGGATCGTCGCGGTCGATGTCTCCCCGGAGAAGGAGGAACTGGCGCGCGGCGCGGGCGCCACCGACTACGTGGTGGCCTCCGACGACACCGCCCGCGAGATCCGTGCCCTCACCGGCAGGCAGGGCGTCGACGTGGCCGTCGAGTGCGTGGGCCGTGCGGCCACGATCCGCACGGCCTGGGACTCCACGCGCCGCGGCGGCCGCACGACCGTCGTCGGCATCGGCGGCAAGGACCAGAAGGTCACCTTCAACGCCCTGGAGATCTTCCACTGGGGCAGGACTCTCTCCGGCTGCGTCTACGGCAACTCCGACCCGGCGCGGGACCTGCCGGTACTGGCCGAGCACGTCCGGGCGGGCCGCCTGGACCTGGGTGCGCTGGTGACGGAACGGATCGCGCTGGAGGGCATCCCGGCGGCGTTCGAGAACATGGTGGCGGGGAAGGGCGGCAGGGCCCTGGTGGTCTTCCAGCCGCACTTCTGA
- a CDS encoding aldehyde dehydrogenase family protein, giving the protein MKAHDGIYLDGAWRPATGPDTIEVVNPVDEQVIGRVPAGTAEDVDAAVRAARAALPAWAATAPAQRAARLAALRDALAARQDEIAETVTAELGAPAKLAQAVHAALPITVAGSYAELAATYAFEEKVGNSTVHHEPIGVVGAITPWNYPLHQIVAKVAPALAAGCTVVLKPAEDTPLVAQLFAEAAHEAGVPAGVFNLVTGLGPVAGQALAEHLDVDLVSFTGSTAVGRQIGATAGAAVKKVALELGGKSANVILPSADLAKAVNVGVANVMSNSGQTCSAWTRMLVHREQYEEAVGIAATAVAKYGDRIGPVVSAKQRARVRSYIEKGVAEGARLVAGGPESPRERGYFVSPTVFADVTPDMTIAQEEIFGPVLTILSYEDEEDALRIANGTVYGLAGAVWAGDEEEAVAFARRMDTGQVDINGGRFNPLAPFGGYKQSGVGRELGTHGLAEYLQTKSLQF; this is encoded by the coding sequence ATGAAGGCACACGACGGCATCTACCTCGACGGCGCGTGGCGCCCCGCCACCGGCCCGGACACCATCGAGGTCGTGAACCCGGTCGACGAGCAGGTCATCGGCCGGGTCCCGGCCGGCACCGCCGAGGACGTCGACGCCGCCGTACGGGCCGCCCGCGCCGCCCTCCCGGCCTGGGCCGCGACCGCCCCCGCCCAGCGGGCCGCGCGCCTGGCCGCCCTCCGGGACGCCCTCGCCGCCCGCCAGGACGAGATCGCCGAGACGGTCACCGCCGAACTCGGCGCGCCGGCGAAGCTCGCGCAGGCCGTCCACGCGGCGCTGCCGATCACCGTCGCCGGGTCCTACGCCGAGCTGGCGGCGACGTACGCCTTCGAGGAGAAGGTCGGCAACTCGACCGTCCACCACGAACCCATCGGCGTGGTCGGCGCGATCACGCCCTGGAACTACCCCCTCCACCAGATCGTCGCCAAGGTCGCCCCGGCGCTGGCGGCGGGCTGCACGGTGGTGCTGAAGCCCGCCGAGGACACACCGCTGGTCGCCCAGCTCTTCGCCGAGGCGGCCCACGAGGCCGGCGTCCCCGCCGGCGTCTTCAACCTGGTCACCGGGCTCGGCCCGGTCGCGGGCCAGGCCCTCGCCGAGCACCTGGACGTCGACCTGGTCTCCTTCACCGGCTCGACGGCCGTCGGCCGGCAGATCGGCGCGACGGCGGGCGCGGCCGTGAAGAAGGTCGCCCTGGAACTGGGCGGCAAGTCCGCCAACGTCATCCTGCCCAGCGCCGACCTCGCCAAGGCGGTCAACGTCGGCGTCGCCAACGTCATGTCCAACTCCGGCCAGACATGCAGCGCCTGGACACGGATGCTGGTGCACCGGGAGCAGTACGAGGAGGCGGTCGGCATCGCCGCGACGGCGGTCGCCAAGTACGGCGACCGCATCGGCCCGGTGGTCAGCGCCAAGCAGCGGGCGCGGGTGCGGAGTTACATAGAGAAGGGCGTGGCGGAAGGGGCGCGGCTGGTCGCGGGCGGCCCCGAATCCCCGCGCGAACGGGGCTACTTCGTCAGTCCCACGGTCTTCGCCGACGTGACCCCCGACATGACCATCGCGCAGGAGGAGATCTTCGGCCCGGTTCTGACGATCCTGAGCTACGAGGACGAGGAGGACGCCCTGCGCATCGCCAACGGCACGGTCTACGGCCTCGCGGGCGCCGTCTGGGCCGGCGACGAGGAGGAGGCGGTGGCCTTCGCCCGCCGTATGGACACCGGGCAGGTCGACATCAACGGCGGCCGCTTCAACCCCCTCGCTCCCTTCGGCGGTTACAAGCAGTCGGGCGTCGGCCGTGAACTCGGCACGCACGGACTCGCCGAGTACCTCCAGACCAAGTCCCTGCAGTTCTGA
- a CDS encoding ABC transporter ATP-binding protein — MTRAISLHQVSKAYSKGVRVVDRLSLDITPGEFLVLLGPSGCGKSTVLRMIAGLEEITEGQLLLDGEYANDLLPSDRDMAMVFQNFALYPNMTSRGNIGFPLRIEAPGEDPGPRVDATARMLGIEDLLDRRPAQLSGGERQRVAMGRAIARHPSAFLMDEPLSNLDAKLRNHLRAEIANLTRELGVTTVYVTHDQAEAMSLGDRVAVLRGGVLQQVDTPRSVYALPRNVFVAAFIGTPRINLLRGLVRAPLDGAMTISLGKQYLRLPEPLSLDHQLLRVQQGREVIVGLRSEAVRIAKPAAARPGEVPISGLVEHVEFQGHEVLVHFNTGSSPAVVPELEAPHPGARAARRRRREGTVLERFRGRAGALRAGPVVVLDEPADAEPEPARADSRLPGDLVVRTTPDIELRRGLQVPLLVDIAHLFVFDQHGERICPSPARLPDLEG; from the coding sequence ATGACACGCGCCATCTCCCTGCACCAAGTCAGCAAGGCCTACAGCAAGGGCGTCCGCGTGGTGGACCGGCTCTCGCTGGACATCACGCCCGGCGAGTTCCTCGTCCTGCTCGGACCCTCCGGCTGCGGCAAGTCCACCGTCCTCAGAATGATCGCCGGCCTGGAGGAGATCACCGAGGGGCAGCTGCTGCTCGACGGCGAATACGCCAACGACCTGCTGCCGTCCGACCGTGACATGGCGATGGTGTTCCAGAACTTCGCCCTCTACCCGAACATGACGAGCCGCGGCAACATCGGCTTCCCGCTGCGCATCGAGGCCCCCGGCGAGGACCCGGGCCCCCGCGTGGACGCCACCGCCCGCATGCTGGGCATCGAGGACCTTCTCGACCGCCGGCCCGCCCAGCTCTCCGGCGGCGAACGCCAGCGCGTCGCCATGGGCCGGGCGATAGCCCGCCACCCCTCCGCCTTCCTGATGGACGAGCCGCTGTCCAACCTCGACGCCAAGCTCCGTAACCACCTGCGGGCCGAAATAGCCAACCTCACCCGGGAGCTGGGCGTCACCACGGTGTACGTCACGCACGACCAGGCCGAGGCCATGTCCCTCGGCGACCGGGTCGCCGTCCTGCGCGGCGGTGTGCTCCAGCAGGTGGACACCCCACGCTCGGTGTACGCGCTGCCCCGCAACGTCTTCGTCGCCGCCTTCATCGGCACCCCGCGCATCAACCTCCTGCGCGGCCTGGTCCGCGCCCCGCTCGACGGCGCGATGACGATCAGCCTCGGCAAGCAGTATCTGCGCCTGCCGGAACCTCTCTCCCTCGACCACCAGCTGCTCCGCGTCCAGCAGGGCCGTGAGGTCATCGTGGGCCTGCGTTCGGAGGCCGTACGCATCGCCAAACCGGCCGCCGCCCGCCCCGGCGAGGTGCCGATCAGCGGTCTGGTGGAGCACGTGGAGTTCCAGGGCCACGAGGTCCTCGTGCACTTCAACACCGGCTCCAGCCCCGCCGTCGTACCGGAACTGGAGGCCCCGCACCCGGGCGCCCGCGCCGCCAGGCGCCGCCGCCGCGAGGGCACGGTCCTGGAACGCTTCCGGGGGCGGGCGGGGGCCCTGCGAGCCGGCCCGGTGGTGGTGCTGGACGAACCGGCGGACGCCGAACCCGAGCCCGCGCGGGCCGACAGCCGCCTCCCCGGCGACCTCGTCGTCCGCACCACCCCCGACATCGAGCTGCGCCGGGGCCTGCAAGTCCCTCTTCTCGTCGACATCGCCCACCTGTTCGTCTTCGACCAGCACGGCGAACGGATCTGCCCTTCCCCCGCGAGACTTCCCGACCTGGAGGGGTGA
- a CDS encoding MFS transporter: protein MGPGGNRGWLLRLVIAFSFAQGAVSMARPAVSYRALALGADERAIGVIAGVYALLPLFAAVPLGRRTDHGRCAPLLPVGVVLISGGCALSGIAGSLWAMAIWSGVMGLGHLCFVIGAQSLVARQSAPHEQDRNFGHFTIGASLGQLVGPIAAGALIGGPDMAGTSALALVVAGAGGAVAFTSLWRIEHRDTAAKSRKAQGERVPVQRILRARGAPAGIFISLSVLSATDILTAYLPVVGEDRGIAPSVIGVLLSLRAAATIACRLVLTPLLRLLGRALLLTVTCLLAAVLCAGIALPVPVWALALILAVLGFCLGVGQPLSMTTVVQAAPDGARSTALALRLTGNRLGQVAAPAAAGLVAGVAGVAAPFVMLGALLLVSSGIALRSGRPAVGDGEAESGETGDGEAPGGEASDGGAPGGEASDGGAPGGGAPGGEASDGGAPGGEASDGGAPGGGRRFRPSLSRKSDV, encoded by the coding sequence ATGGGGCCCGGTGGGAACCGCGGCTGGCTGCTCCGCCTCGTCATCGCCTTCAGCTTCGCGCAGGGGGCGGTGTCGATGGCCCGGCCCGCCGTCTCCTACCGGGCCCTCGCGCTGGGCGCGGACGAGCGGGCGATCGGTGTGATCGCGGGTGTGTACGCGCTGCTCCCGCTGTTCGCCGCCGTACCGCTGGGCCGCCGCACCGACCACGGCCGTTGCGCGCCCCTGCTGCCCGTCGGCGTGGTCCTGATATCCGGCGGCTGCGCCCTGAGCGGTATCGCGGGCTCCCTCTGGGCGATGGCGATCTGGAGCGGTGTGATGGGCCTCGGCCATCTCTGCTTCGTGATCGGCGCCCAGTCGCTCGTCGCCCGCCAGTCCGCCCCGCACGAACAGGACCGCAACTTCGGCCACTTCACCATCGGCGCCTCCCTCGGCCAGCTGGTCGGCCCGATCGCGGCGGGCGCACTGATCGGCGGCCCCGACATGGCGGGCACCAGCGCGCTCGCCCTCGTCGTGGCGGGGGCGGGAGGGGCGGTCGCGTTCACGTCGCTGTGGCGCATAGAGCATCGCGATACGGCGGCCAAGTCCCGTAAGGCACAAGGCGAACGCGTCCCCGTCCAGCGCATCCTGCGCGCCCGGGGGGCGCCCGCGGGCATCTTCATCAGCCTCTCCGTGCTGTCCGCGACCGACATCCTCACCGCCTACCTCCCGGTGGTCGGCGAGGACCGGGGCATCGCCCCGTCCGTGATCGGCGTACTGCTGAGCCTGCGTGCGGCGGCCACGATCGCCTGCCGCCTGGTGCTCACGCCCCTGCTGCGGCTGCTGGGCCGGGCCCTTCTCCTCACCGTGACCTGTCTGCTGGCGGCCGTGCTGTGCGCGGGCATCGCGCTGCCGGTTCCGGTGTGGGCGCTGGCCCTGATCCTCGCCGTCCTCGGCTTCTGCCTCGGTGTCGGGCAGCCGCTGTCCATGACGACGGTCGTCCAGGCGGCCCCCGACGGCGCCCGTTCCACGGCCCTCGCACTGCGCCTGACCGGCAACCGCCTCGGCCAGGTCGCCGCGCCCGCCGCGGCCGGCCTGGTCGCGGGGGTCGCGGGCGTGGCGGCGCCGTTCGTGATGCTGGGGGCGTTGCTGCTGGTGTCCTCGGGGATCGCGCTGCGGTCGGGGCGGCCCGCGGTGGGAGACGGTGAGGCGGAGAGTGGCGAGACGGGGGACGGTGAGGCGCCGGGTGGCGAGGCGTCGGATGGCGGGGCGCCGGGTGGCGAGGCGTCGGATGGCGGGGCGCCGGGTGGCGGGGCGCCGGGTGGCGAGGCGTCGGATGGCGGGGCGCCGGGTGGCGAGGCGTCGGATGGCGGGGCGCCGGGCGGGGGGCGTCGCTTCCGGCCGTCATTGAGCCGGAAGAGCGATGTCTGA
- a CDS encoding CitMHS family transporter yields the protein MLTILGFTMIATFLVLIMLKKMSPIAALVLIPALFCVFVGKGANLGDYVIDGVTSLAPTAAMLMFAIVYFGVMIDVGLFDPIVRGILKFCKADPMRIVVGTAVLAAIVSLDGDGSTTFMITVSAMYPLYKRLKMSMVVMTGVAAMANGVMNTLPWGGPTARAATALKLDASDIFVPMIPALAVGLLGVFVLSYALGLRERKRLGVLTLDEVLEPETETVLVGAGGSGDKKTPVRTAGSGSGADADADAPQDTEKEDDGFQGLDPHRATLRPKLYWFNALLTVILLTAMIMEWLPIPVLFLIGAALVLTVNFPHIPDQKARIAAHAENVLNVSGMVFAAAVFTGVLQGTGMVEHMAKWMVDVIPEGMGPHMALVTGVLSLPLTYFMSNDGFYFGVLPVLAEAGAAHGVSPLEIARASLVGQPLHMSSPLVPAVYVLVGMAKVEFGDHTRFVVKWAALTCLIILGAGMLFGII from the coding sequence ATGCTGACCATCCTCGGCTTCACCATGATCGCGACCTTCCTGGTCCTGATCATGCTGAAGAAGATGTCGCCGATCGCGGCGCTCGTGCTGATCCCCGCACTGTTCTGTGTGTTCGTCGGCAAGGGCGCCAACCTCGGTGACTACGTCATCGACGGCGTCACCAGCCTCGCCCCCACCGCGGCGATGCTCATGTTCGCGATCGTCTACTTCGGTGTGATGATCGACGTCGGCCTCTTCGACCCGATCGTGCGCGGGATCCTGAAGTTCTGCAAGGCCGACCCGATGCGGATCGTCGTGGGCACCGCCGTGCTCGCCGCGATCGTCTCGCTGGACGGCGACGGCTCGACCACCTTCATGATCACCGTCTCCGCCATGTACCCGCTGTACAAGCGCCTGAAGATGAGCATGGTCGTGATGACCGGTGTCGCCGCCATGGCCAACGGCGTGATGAACACCCTGCCCTGGGGCGGCCCCACGGCCCGCGCCGCCACCGCCCTCAAGCTGGACGCCAGCGACATCTTCGTCCCGATGATCCCGGCCCTCGCCGTCGGCCTGCTCGGTGTCTTCGTGCTCTCGTACGCGCTCGGTCTGCGCGAGCGCAAGCGGCTGGGCGTGCTCACGCTGGACGAGGTGCTCGAGCCGGAAACCGAGACCGTTCTCGTGGGCGCGGGCGGCTCCGGCGACAAGAAGACCCCTGTGCGCACCGCCGGCTCCGGCTCCGGCGCCGACGCGGACGCGGACGCGCCGCAGGACACCGAGAAGGAGGACGACGGCTTCCAGGGCCTCGACCCCCACCGGGCCACCCTGCGCCCCAAGCTCTACTGGTTCAACGCGCTGCTCACGGTCATTCTGCTCACCGCCATGATCATGGAGTGGCTGCCGATCCCGGTGCTGTTCCTGATCGGCGCCGCGCTGGTGCTCACGGTGAACTTCCCGCACATCCCCGACCAGAAGGCCCGCATCGCCGCCCACGCCGAGAACGTCCTCAACGTGTCCGGCATGGTCTTCGCCGCCGCCGTCTTCACCGGCGTCCTCCAGGGCACCGGCATGGTCGAGCACATGGCCAAGTGGATGGTGGACGTCATCCCCGAGGGCATGGGCCCGCACATGGCCCTCGTCACCGGCGTGCTGAGCCTGCCGCTGACGTACTTCATGTCGAACGACGGCTTCTACTTCGGCGTCCTGCCGGTGCTCGCCGAGGCGGGCGCGGCACACGGCGTGTCCCCGCTGGAGATCGCCCGCGCCTCGCTGGTGGGCCAGCCGCTGCACATGTCGAGCCCGCTCGTCCCGGCCGTGTACGTCCTGGTCGGCATGGCCAAGGTCGAGTTCGGCGACCACACGCGGTTCGTGGTCAAGTGGGCGGCCCTCACATGCCTCATCATCCTCGGGGCAGGGATGCTCTTCGGGATCATCTGA